A genomic region of Pristiophorus japonicus isolate sPriJap1 chromosome 20, sPriJap1.hap1, whole genome shotgun sequence contains the following coding sequences:
- the ddr2l gene encoding discoidin domain-containing receptor 2 isoform X2, which produces MLWCFLLMLHYPGNSKAQVNPGQCRYPLGMQDGKIPDEDITASSEWYGSTAARFGRLGKERGDGAWCPVDLLYPDSAEYLQVDLHALNFITLLGTQGRHAYGSGNEFARAYQLDYSRDGRRWITWRDRQGKQVIPGNVNTYDIVLKDLLPPIVARYVRVIPVTEQPTSVCMRVELYGCVWIDGLYSYSGPVGQTIANPGAAVVHLNDSTYDGFQDSRRSHGGLGQLTDGVLGLDDFAQSHEYRVWPGYDYVGWNNDTFNGRYVELEFEFDHRRNFSAMKVHCNNLYTKSVKIFHRVECSFKQQLVANWERELVGVTTVMDDKNPSARFVIVPLGLRVGKAIRCRFYFADRWMLFSEISFRSTIADFGGTNPLVENPQPSWREDSSQIPVAPSSPRLDVDQGLGLGLGASSAPTVTLTGTPRPALNNTSTGLNTPTLDSSLSPTIDRPTVEAEDSNTSILIGCLVTIILLLLIIIIIILWRQHWKRILEKAPRRILEEDVTVRLSLCDDTIVINNQKQIFQTNPTYERVFPLDLEYQEPARLLRKLPELSQSAEDSACSGDYAEPDLTKATPHQGFQSKVPHYAEADIVSLQGVTGNNTYAVPALTVDSLIKMELAVGEISRHQLHFKEKLGEGQFGEVHLCEAVSLHEFLRPEFHFNTGHKSVLVAVKMLRSDATTNARNNFLKEVKIMSRLKHPNIIRLLGVCIRDDPLCMVTEYMENGDLNQFLSQRELENHFTLANNIPSVRSICRSQLCVRNRSLI; this is translated from the exons GACAGTGCCGCTACCCGTTGGGAATGCAGGATGGGAAGATCCCAGATGAAGACATCACCGCCTCCAGTGAGTGGTACGGATCAACCGCGGCCCGATTTGGCAG ACTGGGGAAGGAGCGGGGGGATGGAGCGTGGTGTCCAGTTGACCTCCTGTACCCCGACAGTGCAGAGTACCTGCAGGTTGACCTCCACGCCCTCAACTTCATCACGCTGCTGGGTACGCAGGGCCGGCATGCCTACGGGAGCGGCAACGAGTTTGCTCGCGCTTATCAGCTGGATTACAGCCGGGACGGGAGGCGCTGGATCACCTGGAGGGATCGCCAGGGGAAACAG GTTATCCCGGGGAACGTCAACACGTACGACATTGTTCTGAAGGACCTGTTGCCTCCAATCGTTGCGCGCTATGTGCGGGTGATCCCGGTGACCGAGCAGCCCAcgagtgtgtgcatgcgtgtggaaCTGTATGGCTGTGTCTGGATTG ATGGCCTGTACTCGTACAGTGGGCCTGTGGGACAGACCATCGCAAACCCCGGGGCAGCAGTTGTCCATCTCAATGACTCCACCTATGATGGGTTCCAGGACTCCAG GCGCAGTCACGGGGGTCTGGGTCAGCTGACGGACGGTGTGCTGGGGCTGGACGACTTCGCTCAGAGCCATGAGTACAGGGTGTGGCCGGGCTATGACTACGTGGGCTGGAACAACGACACCTTCAACGGCCGATATGTGGAGCTGGAGTTCGAGTTTGACCACCGCAGGAACTTCTCTGCCATGAAG GTACACTGCAACAACCTGTACACTAAGTCAGTGAAGATTTTCCACCGGGTCGAGTGCTCCTTCAAGCAGCAGCTGGTGGCGAACTGGGAGCGTGAGTTGGTGGGTGTGACGACTGTGATGGACGACAAGAACCCGAGTGCTCGGTTTGTCATCGTGCCCTTGGGGCTACGCGTGGGCAAGGCCATCCGCTGCCGCTTCTACTTTGCCGATCGCTGGATGTTGTTCAGTGAGATCTCCTTCCGATCCACAATTGCAG ACTTTGGGGGAACGAATCCTTTGGTGGAAAACCCTCAGCCTTCCTGGAGAGAGGACAGCTCCCAAATTCCAGTAGCTCCCAGTAGTCCCAGGCTGGATGTGGACCAAGGCCTGGGTCTGGGCCTGGGAGCCAGTTCTGCACCAACAGTGACCCTGACAGGCACTCCGCGGCCCGCTCTGAACAACACCTCCACCGGCCTCAACACTCCGACCCTCG aCAGCTCCCTTTCTCCCACTATCGACAGACCCACGGTCGAGGCCGAGGACAGCAACACCTCCATTCTGATTGGCTGTTTGGTgaccatcatcctcctcctccttatcattatcatcatcatcctgTGGAGGCAACACTGGAAGAGGATCCTGGAGAAG GCTCCGCGGAGAATCCTGGAGGAGGATGTCACTGTGCGCCTGTCCCTGTGCGATGACACCATCGTCATTAACAACCAGAAGCAGATATTCCAGACCAATCCCACGTATGAGCGCGTCTTTCCATTGGACCTGGAATACCAGGAACCCGCCAGGCTGCTGCGCAAGCTTCCAGAACTTTCTCAGAGTGCGGAGGACTCAG CATGCAGCGGGGACTACGCAGAGCCAGATCTAACGAAGGCCACTCCGCACCAAGGTTTCCAGAGCAAGGTTCCGCACTATGCAGAGGCGGATATCGTCAGCCTGCAGGGCGTGACTGGGAACAACACATACGCAGTCCCTGCGCTGACTGTGGACTCCCTCATCAAGATGGAGCTGGCCGTGGGGGAGATCTCCCGACATCAGCTGCACTTCAAGGAGAAGCTGGGGGAGGGGCAGTTCGGAGAG GTCCACCTGTGCGAGGCGGTGAGTCTGCATGAGTTTCTGCGGCCCGAGTTCCACTTCAACACCGGGCACAAGTCGGTCCTGGTGGCTGTGAAGATGCTGAGGTCGGATGCCACGACAAACGCCAG GAACAACTTCCTCAAAGAGGTGAAGATCATGTCGCGGCTGAAACACCCGAACATTATCCGGCTTCTCGGTGTCTGTATCCGCGACGACCCGCTCTGCATGGTCACCGAGTACATGGAGAACGGGGACCTCAACCAGTTCCTGTCCCAGCGGGAGCTGGAGAACCACTTCACCCTCGCAAACAACATCCCCAGCGTCAG